The sequence GATAGGCTTCGCCTTTTTGGAACTCCCCGCTTAGCGGGGAGTTTTCTACATACAAAAAAAAAAGGCGCATCCGGTAAACCGGATGCGCCCGACAAGCCGCTATGCAACAGGGCTACGGCAGTCTGACTGTTTGTTTTATCTTAGGATGTTATTCCCGTCTGCGCTTGAGCCTGTCCAGCCTCTCCTGCATGAGGAAGCGCCCGGTGACGGAATTGGGGTCGGCAACGATGGCCTCGGGCGTTCCGGCAGAGACGATCTGGCCGCCGTTCTCGCCGCCGCCGGGGCCCATATCCAGCACATGGTCGGATGCCAGAATCATGTCTGTATTATGCTCGATAACCACCACGCTGGCTCCCCTGTCCACCAATGCATGCAGTACCTTGATGAGCTTGCCCACCTCGTGCATGTGCAGGCCAGTAGTCGGCTCGTCAAGAATATACATGGTTCCTGGCAGGGATCGCTTGCCCAGTTCGCGCGAAATCTTGATGCGTTGTGCTTCGCCGCCCGAAAGCGTGGTGGCGGGCTGCCCAAGTCGCAGGTATTCCAGCCCCACTTCTTCCAGCACGGCAAGGCGGCGCTCCAGCGAGGGATAGTTTTCAAAGAGCTGGCGGGCCTGATGTACGGTGAGGTCGAGCACCTCGGCGATGTTCAACCCCTTGTAGCGCACTTCAAGGGTTTCGTGGTTATAGCGTTTGCCCTTGCACACATCGCAGGTCACGTACACGTCGGGCAAGAAGTGCATTTCAACGCGAATCTGCCCATCACCGCCGCAGGCTTCGCAACGCCCCCCACGCACGTTAAAGCTGAAACGCCCCGGCCTGTAGCCGCGTTTGCGGGCGTCCTGGGTCATGGCAAAAATATTGCGAATCTCGTCAAAAATCTTGGTGTAAGTGGCAGGGTTGGAACGCGGCGTGCGCCCAATGGGCGTCTGGTCAATGGCCACAATACGTTCCACAGGCGCAGAGCCTTTTTCGTATTCCAGCCCGCCGATGGTGCCGGGCTGATCCACGCGCAGGCCAAGGTTCAGGGCCACATGCTTGTAGAGCGTATCCACCACAAGCGAACTTTTGCCGGAGCCGGAAACACCGGTCACGCAGGTCAGCACGCCCAAAGGGATGCGGCAGTCAATATCGCGCAGGTTGTTGGTGGTGATGCCGTGCATGACCAGCGCCCCCTGCCCTTCACGCCGTTCGTCCGGCAGGGCGATCACGTCATCGCCACGCAAATAGCGGGCAGTGAGCGTGTCCGCCTTGCCGAGCAGGTCGTCCACCCGCCCCTGAAACATGATTTCGCCGCCCTGCGAGCCGGAGCCTGGGCCAAGTTCAATGACCGTATCCGCCGCGCAGATGGTGGCTTCGTCATGCTCCACCACAAGCACGGTATTACCGCGCGCCTGAAGCGACCGCAGGGTTCCCAGCAACCGCTCGTTGTCACGCGGATGCAGGCCGATGGAGGGTTCGTCCAGCACGTAGGTGACGCCCACAAGGCCTGAACCGAGTTGCGATGCCAGACGGATGCGCTGGGCCTCGCCGCCGGAAAGAGTGGACATGGAGCGCCCCAGCGAAAGATACTCAAGCCCCACGCTGCGCATGAACGACAGGCGGTGGGTCAGTTCCTTCATAAGCGGCTCGGCAATGACCACATGTCGTCCCGTAAATTCCCGTTTTTCAAGCCATTCCAGCGCGCGCTCGACCGAAAGGTTGCAGAACTGCGCGATATTCAGATCGTCCACCCGCACGGAGAGCGCGTTGGTGTTCAGCCGCGCTCCGTGGCAGTCGGGGCAGTCCATGGTCTGCCGAAAACGCGAAAGCGCCTCGCGCCATGCATCGCCATACTGCATGCCGCTTTCAAGCAGAGGAATAACGCCGGGCCAGCGTTTTTCGCTCACGCCCACCTGCCCCTGCGCGCGCAGTGCGTCAGAAAAATGCTCGCTCTGATAATCGCCGCCAGCGCCAAGGGCCACGCTGCCGCCCATCCAGTTACGGCGCAGGCCCAACGAGGCGCGCGCGGGGCGGCCCTGTTCATCCTCGCCGTAAAAAAGGGCGGAAAGCGCGTCTTCGCTAAACTGCTCCAGCGGCGTGGAAAGCTGAAATTTGAAGCGCTTGCCCAGAGCCTTGAGGGCGTCCTCATAGCGGCTGAACATCTTGTCCGTGGCCCAGGGCAACAGCGCGCCCGTATTCAGCGAAAGCCCCATATTGGGCGCAATGAGGCGGGGTTCAAAATAATCCACGCCGCCAAGGCCTACGCAGCGCGGGCAGGCGCCCTGCGGCCCGTTGAACGAAAACAGCTGCGGGCTGGGTGCGGGCAGCGAAATACGGCAGTGCGCACATACCGAGGTGGTGGAGTGCACTGTGTCTGCCTCCTGCCCTGCGGCGGCCTTGTCCGGCTCGTGCAGCACAAGACGCCCTTCGCCATAGCGCAGGGCCAGCTCAACAGAATCCGCCAGACGCCCGCGAATGCCCTCCTTGTTCACCAGGCGGTCAACCACCAGATCAATGGAGTGCTTCTTGTTCTTGTCCAGCGTGGGCACATCGTCCAAGGTGTAAAACTCGCCGTTGACGCGCACACGGGCAAAGCCTTCGGCCTTGAGCTTTTTGAACTTGTCCTGATGCGTGCCCTTCTGAAGTTCCACCAGCGGAGCCATGACCATAAACTTGGTGCCCTGCGGCAGAGCCATGATATCGCCAATGATTTCATCAGCGGCGCGCGCCTCGATGGGCCGCCCGCACTGGGGGCAATACATGCGCCCAAGCCGGGCAAAAAACACGCGCAGAAAGTCGTAAATTTCCGTGACTGTTCCCACGGTTGAACGCGGGTTGCGCGAAACGCTCTGCTGCTCAAGCGATATGGCGGGCGAAAGCCCCTCGATCTTTTCCACGTCCGGCTTGTCCATCTGGGGCAAAAACTGGCGGGCGTAGGCAGACAGCGATTCCACATAGCGGCGCTGGCCTTCGGCGTACACGATGTCGAACGCCAGCGTTGATTTGCCGGAACCTGACGGGCCGCAAATCACCACCAGCTCATCGCGGGGGATGTCCAGGCTTATGTTTTTGAGATTGTGCTGGCGGGCCTTTTCGATGTGGATGCAGGGCTTGCTTGTGTTCATGAAAGCATATGTAAGCGGCCCAAGGGGCATTGGCAAGGGCAGAGCCTGCGTATTTTTGCGCGCCCCCTCCGCTGCAAAATGCACCCTCAGCCCCCAACCACCCCGTATCGCGCAATCCTTTGCCTGCGTGCATGGACAAGCCTTGCCGAAAGCGGTATAAAAATTTTTACAGCACGTCTGTTTCTGCAACCATCTGTCTGCGGGAGGATGTATGCCGCGTCATATACATTGTTTACTGATTGTTCTGTTGCTTGCCGCACTGTCGGATTCTGTGCAGGCCGCCGAAAGCGAAGTCACTGCCCGCAGTATCTTTGCACTGCTGCCCGAAAGTATTTTTGAAAACACTCCTGAAGGCCTGAGCCCGCAGGAAAAACAAAAACTGCTTTCCGCCGGGCATTCGGAATTTTGGGAGATCGCCGGAGAAACGGAAGACGTTCTGGTGTTCGCCTCCATGCCGTTCAGGGATACAGCCGTTGCCCTGCGCCTGTTCCGCAACGCTACGGACGGCTCCGTACTTGCCGCATTCGGCACTCTGGGCGGCGCTGTGTGCACCCTTGAGCTATGGCGGGTTGACGCCTCCGGCCGCGCCGTGCCGGTGGACACCCCGCAAGAGCCGGACATAAGCGTCTTTTTTGCCCCCGGGCGCAAAATGCCGCCCGATGTTCAGGCTACGGTCATGATCTGCCTTGGCCTTGGCGGCCTCAAGGCGCAGCCCATGTTCTGGACCAGTACGGGCATGGCCCATGTTCCGGTAGACAATGACGTAAGCTTTCAGTGGAACGGCAAAAGTTTTGAAAAGCTGGTGCAGCCGCACACCGATTAGCGGCCCAGCATAAAAATCAGGGTTGGGTTCCCGCAAGGGAAAGGCCCGTTTCTGCCGGAGATCTCCTGCGGAAACGGGCCTTGTTTTTGTGTAAAAAGTCAGCGTGGCGGCAACAGCTTACATAGCTATTTTATTCTCCAAGACAGCCAGAAAGTAAAAGAACCGTTTAGCCCCGCTTGCCCGCAAGGCTGAACAGCAACAAAGCCCCCATGATGATCGCGCCGCCCGCAAAGGTGGAGGCATCAGGCAGCCCGCCCGTCACCGCAAAATCAAGCAGCATGGACAAAAAGGGCGTCAGGAACATGTAGTTGGTCACAAGGCTTGTGCGCGGGGCCAGGGCAAGGGCTCTTGTCCAGAGCAGGTATGCTGCGGCGCTGGGGAAAATCCCCAGAAAAAGCGCAAGCCACAGCGCTCTGGCGGGCGCAGCCTGCACCTGGGCAATGGTTTGCGGCAGGCAGTACAGCAAAAACAGCGTACCCGCAAAAAAACTCCAGGCGGCGATTTCCATGGAGCCGTAGTGCCGCGACAAGGCGCGCTGCGTAATATTGTACAGGCTTATGAGCACTGCGGCCACCAGCACCCAGCCCATGCCGGGGGCCAGCATAAATCCCTGCCCGCCGCCGTTCATTACCACCACGCCGCCAAATGCCAGCGCAAGCGCAAGCCAGCGCAGCACGGGCAAACGCTCGCTGAAGAACAGACGCGCCAACGCCGCCGTCAGAATGGGAGCCGTGGAAATGACAATGCAGTTGGTGGTGGGGTTGAGGGTAATGGAACCCTCATTGAAGGCCAGCAGATACAGTGTAAAGCCGCTCAGCCCTGCTGCCGCAAACAGGGGCAGATGCCGGGCAGAAGGAACAAAAAATCCCCCGCGCGCCCTGCCCCTTGCCAGCAAGATGCCAACAAAGGCCAGCGACGCCACAGCGCAGCGCAAAAGGCCCAGCGGCCCCGGAGTAAAAAATGCCAGCGCAACCTTGGTGTACACATAGGCGGTCGACCACAGTACAACAGTGGCAAAGGCATAGGCCTGACAGATCAGCGCGGGATTGTTCATGACTATTCTTGGCGAATAGTTACATGCTGCGGAAACCCCAAGTATCGCCCGCAAACGCCGCGCGGGCGGCCCGGGCTTTCGTGGCCGGATATCGGCCAGTTCGGGCTATCGCTATTTTTCCAGCCACTCTCCAAGACGGGTTGCGAGAGTTGCCTCATCAAAGCGAGGGGTGGCGTACATGCCTGCGGCCTCGCGCTGGCGTGCTGCTTCTGCAAGAATGATGGCTGAAGCCACAGACACGTTGAAGCTCTGGATCATGCCGTACATGGGAATGTACAGCTCGCCATCTGCGGCAGCGAGCAGTTCCGGCTCAACGCCGCTGTGCTCGTTGCCCATAATCACAGCCGTGGGGCGGGTAAAATCCCATTCCCGCATGGGGCGGGCCTTTTCTGTAAACGAGGTGGCAAGCACCTGCATCCCCTGACCGCGCAGCTCTGCCATCATGCCTTCGCAGGTTTTGTGGCGCTCGGTTTCTACCCATTTGCGGGCCGAGGCCGATGTTTTGCGCCCCAAAGCGGGAAATGCCGTGTTGGTATAATACAGGTGCACGCGGCTGACGCCAAAGGCATCGCACGAACGGTAAATGGCCGAAACGTTGTGCGGGTCGTGGATATTGGCAAGCACCAGCGTAAGGTCCGGCTGGCGGTGACTCAGCACTTCCAGAAAGCGGGCCTTGCGCCGTGCCGTGGGTTCTTTGGGCATGGCTGATTCCTTACACATTGTAATTGATTGCTGCCCTTGTGTGGCAGAAAACGGCCTTTCAGGCAAGTGCGCCGATCTGCCGGGATGGACGGACAATGCCAATTAGGGTATATTTAGCACACCAGTCTTGGTCGATTTTTCTTATCGGCCTGCAATCCATTCACTTTTTTTCAGGAGCAACATGAATCTACTCCGCCTCTCTGCATATGCTCTGAGCGCACTGCTGCTTACTCCCTACACGGCTCTTGCCGCCGCCGACCATCTTACAGTTCCCGGCACCCTCTCCGCATGGTGGATCATCCCTTTTGCGGGCATGCTGCTTTCCATAGCCATACTGCCGCTGACCGCCCATATTTTCTGGGAACATCACCGGGGCAAGATTTCCATTTTCTGGGCGCTCACCTTTCTTGTGCCATGCCTAGCTGTCTATGGCCCAGGCGTGACCTTCTATGAATTCTGCCACATCATCCTGCTGGATTACGTGCCCTTCCTTGTACTCCTTTTTTCGCTGTACACGGTTGCAGGTGGAGTGCGCCTTAAAGGTTCGCTCACAGGCACGCCGCCAGTGAATCTGGGCATTCTTGCCATAGGAACTGTGCTGGCAAGCTGGATGGGCACCACAGGGGCAGCCATGCTGCTTGTGCGCCCACTGCTGCGGGCCAATGCGCACCGCAAATACCGCGTGCATTCTGTGGTATTTTTCATTTTTCTGGTGGCAAACATCGGCGGCTCACTCTCGCCGCTGGGCGACCCGCCGCTGTTTCTGGGTTTTTTGAAGGGCGTGGACTTTTTCTGGACAACCTCGCACCTGTTTTTGAAGACCCTGAGCCTTTCCACCGCCCTGCTGGCAATCTATTTTGTTCTGGACATGGTGCTCTATAACAAAGAAGGCCGCCCCGTACCGCCGATCAACCCTGCTGAAGCCGCGCCCGCAAGACCGGGGCAGGCAATGCACAGCCAGGAAAAACTCGGACTTGACGGCAAGATCAACCTGCTGTTCCTGCTGGGCGTGGTGACTGCCGTGCTGCTTTCCGGCCTGTTCCCGCTGGGAACCATAGCCACGGTGGGCGGCGTGCCGCTGGAAGCCCAAAACGTGCTGCGCGATGCCGCCCTGCTCTGCCTGGCGTGGCTTTCCATGCGCTATACCAGCCGCAGATGCCGCGAACTGAACGGCTTTACGTGGGGGCCCATTGAAGAAGTGGCCCAACTGTTCTTTGGTATTTTTGTCAGCATGATCCCGGCCATGGCCATTCTCAAGGCAGGGACCTCCGGCGCGCTGGCCCCGCTGGTGGAACTGGTCTCGCGCGATGGGCAGCCTGTCAATGCCATGTACTTCTGGCTGACGGGCGTTCTTTCCAGTTTTCTGGATAACGCCCCGACCTACATGGTCTTTTTCAATACCGCTGGTGGTGATGCGCAAACGCTCATGTACCATATGCCCGAAACTCTGGCGGCCATTTCCGCTGGCGCAGTCTTTATGGGCGCATGCAGCTACATAGGCAACGCGCCAAACTTTATGGTGCGGGCCATCGCGGAAGATCAGGGCGTGCGTATGCCTGGATTTTTTGGCTACATTTTGTGGTCGGTCTGCATCCTTGTGCCGCTGTTCGCTCTGTTGACCTGGTTTTTCTTCACTTAGGTGGCTGACTGGCCGGAGTTGAGCAGACGGCTGACACAACCTGACAACGCCAACACGCAAAAAGGCGGGCATAAAGCCCGACTGATACTGATCAAACGCCGCTTTGCGGCATTTGCGCCGCCAGCGTCAGCAAAGCCGCCGGGCGGAATACACGGAAACCAGTCGCTATCGGTGCGGCAAAGCCGCAATCGGCTCCTGATTTCCGACTGTGTTGACGCTGTCAACACGCAAAAAGGCGGGCATAAAGCCCGACTGATACTGATCAAACGCCGCTTTGCGGCATTTGCGCCGCCAGCGTCAGCAAAGCCGCCGGGCGGAATACACGGAAACCAGTCGCTATCGGTGCGGCAAAGCCGCAACCGGCTCCTGATTTCCGACTGTGTTGACGCTGTCAACACGCAAAAAGGCGGGCATAAAGCCCGCCTTTTTGCGTTAACAACAGAGTACGCTTGCCGTTGAGGGTTTTATCTGCAAGCGCTCTGTTAGATGAATTCGTCAATACGGCCAGCGCGCACCTTGGTCAGCAACCTTTTGGCCGCGCCAAGCTCACCCGTGGTCATCCTTTCCATTTTTTCGGCCAACAGCTGTTCGCCAATCAAGCGCGTGTAGGGCGTAGCGTAGTGCAGCAGAAATTCCAGGAACGATGCCGCAGAGTTGGGGCCGCACTGGTTTTTCATGCCGCATTCGCGCACCATGGAAAGGAACTCCTCGCCCGTGCGCCCCAACCGGGGGCAGGCCGCGCAAAATGACGGCAGATGGCGGGCTTCTTCCAACAGAAAACGCACCACCTCATCCACATGGCAGTCTTCGCCAATGGGGAAGGGAACCTTGTGCTCGGGATTGTCGATCCAGTTGCCGTAGGGGTTGGCAACGCTGCCAGTGAGCAGCTGCGAAGCGCCCGCGCTACAGCCATCGCGCCACAGGCCCGCAGGTTCCTTGGTGGTGAGGATAATGCCCGCGTAGGGAACCGCCAGCCGGGCAATAGCCACGCACCGCAGGTAGTCGGCGTCGCTCACGGGATGGGGCGTTTGCATGTTGCTGCCGGGGGCGCAACGCATGCGGTGCAGGCTCAGGGTGCGGCAACCGGTATCATAGGCCCGCAGCAAATGCGCCTGATGCTGCACAATACCCAGCAGATCATACTGCCAGGGACCAAGGCCCAGCATCAGGCCGCCGCCCACGTCCGGCACACCCGCCTGAAAGGCGACATCGGCGGCGTTCAGCCGGGCGTAGTAATCACTCTTGGGGCCAGAGATGTGAGCCGCGCGATAGCTGGCCTCGTGGTAGGTGTCCTGATAGATCAGCACGGTGCCCACATACGATTCAAGCAGGGCGGCATATTCATGTGATTCGAGAGCACCCACGTTCACGTTGACGCTGTGTACCTCGCCCACGCCGTCAAAAGCCGTGTACAGAATGCTGATGGCCTCGGCCAGATATTCAATATCCGCATTGGGCAACTGACCGCTGACAAGAAAAATACGTTTGTGACCCTGCCGAATGAGCTTGAGGGCTGCCTCGCGCATTTCAGGCGAGGTCATGTACTTGCGCTCAACGGCCTTGTTGCTTTTGCGGTTGGCGCAATACAGGCATTCGCTGCCGCAGTGGTTGGAGATGTGCAGGGGGGCGGAAAGTACAATACGGTCCCCGTAAACCTTTTGCTTGACTTCATCGGCGGCAGCCATAATGCGGCCAACGCCCACGCCGTCCTGCACGCGCATGAGGGCGACCGTTTCCGCCAAGGTTAAAGGCTGCAATTCAAGCGACTTGTTGAGGATATCCCGAAGCTCTGCGGCGTCAGGTGCTGTTTCCCTTTCCAGAGCTGTGCCAATGGCCTGGGCATCAAACCAGCGGGGCTGTGCATCAACAGACATGGGAACCTTCCTTGCAATAATTTTCAATAATTTCAGCAGGATCATCGCAATAACAATCCTGCACTTCATGTTACTTTGTTCACAAGCAACACGTTATTTATTTCACATTCGCAAGTCAAGGTGTGTACACGCACTTGTTTGATTAATCAAACTATAAATTGGGCTGTTGCCTGAAAAATAAGCTAAATGAAACTGACAAGATAGAAAAAGCGCTCTCCTCCTGCGACCAAAATTAAACACATAAAAAATTTTTGTATTTATTTGCGCAGTGCCTGCCAGCAGATGCTCTTGCGCCGCAAAAGCCACAGAGATATATTGCGCATGGCAAAAAAAGGGCACTCAGCCTGCCAAAAACCTAAAAAAATAGATTCCTCTGCCCGCACATCCACTTCAAGGAAAATCCATGTTCTCACTCCGCCCTGTTTCCCTTATGCTGGCTTTTTTGCTCTTCCTTTGCCTTGGCTTTGCCCAGCCAGCCCATTGCGCCGAAAAACCCCAAGGCCCCCTGCGCGTGGCCCTTCTGCTGGAAACGCCCACGGGCGATAACGACTGGAACGACAGTCTTGTGGACGGCCTGAGGCAGGCCGAGCGCGAGCTGGGCATAAAGGCTTCTGTGATTACCGCCCAGCCAGGGCATGACGAGGCGGCGCTTCAGGAAATGTTCCGAACTGCTGCGGGCAACAATGATCTGGTGCTGGTGGCTTCCAACGGTCTGCACGAAGTGCTGCGCAACAACGCCGCCAACTTTCGCCGCACCATGTTTGGCTGCATTGATGCCGGCATCCGCGCGCCAAATATAATGTCCGTAACATTTGCCGATGAGCAGGCGGCCTATCTTGCCGGGGCGGCTGCGGCCATGCTTGCCCGCCAGACCGACATGCCCGGCATAAGCGGACGCAAAATTATCGGCTGGATAACGGGTGAAGACTGCCCCGCCATGCGCTCCCTGCTGGGAGGATTCACCGAGGGCGCGCGCGTGATTGATCCAGAAGTACGTGTCGTCAACGTGGTTACAGGTTCATTTGCCAATGCGGAGGCTGGCCGCGCCGCAGCGAAAAATCTGCTCGACCAGGGTGCGGACATTCTGGTTCTGGCATGTGGTATGGGCAACGGCCCGGCCTTGCAGGAGGTTAAGGCGCGCAACGCATATGCCGTGGGGCTGGACACCGACAAGGACAACCTGCTGCCCGGCCATGTGCTCACCTCCATTCTCAAGCACCCAAACACGGCCGCCTACGACATCATAGCCGCTGCGGCCTCCGGCCACTTTGCAGGCAAGGAAATCATGGTGCGCGACCTGCAAAACGGCGGTGTGGACATTACGTCCATGGAGCCTTTCAAGGCTGGGGCTGGCAAGAATCTTGCCCCGGATATGGATCGCCGCCTGCGCGAACTGCGGGGCGAAATCCTCAACGGCGGCATCCGGCTCAAATCATTGCGCGAACGCACCTTGTGCGATTGTCTGTAAGAAGACTCCGCAAAACATCGCAATTTTATTGCTGATAAACGGGAAAAAATATACGGTTTCATATCGGGCGGATCAGGCCGCCCGCAAGGCGTCATCCCCCCTGCGCCCCAGACCATGGAAGAAGCATGCCCCCAGCGTGACCGGTATTGCCGATTACGCCACAACCATAAGCTTGCGAGGACTATCCATGATTATTGGCGTCACCAAGGAGATCAAGGCCGATGAATACCGTGTGGGCATCACGCCCGCCGGGGTCAAGGCGTTCACTGACCACGGGCACAAGGTTCTGGTAGAAAGCGGCGCAGGGCTTGGCAGCCGTATTGGCGATGACGAATTTGCCAAGGCTGGCGCAAGTATGCTGCCAGTGGAAGATGTATGGGCCAAGGCTGAAATGATCATGAAGGTCAAGGAGCCACTGCCCAGCGAATACAAATATTTTCGCCCCGGCCTACTGCTCTTTACCTACCTGCATCTTGCGGCGGACAAGGAACTCACCGACGCCCTGCTTAATTCCGGGGTGGTGGGCCTTGCCTACGAAACCGTGCAGCCCAAGGATCGCAGCCTGCCGCTGCTGGCCCCCATGTCTGAAGTTGCGGGCCGTATGGCCGTGCAGATGGGTTCCTACATTCTGACCAAACAGGCAGGCGGCGCGGGTATGCTGCTGGGCGGCGTGGCTGGCGTGCAGCGCGCCAGGGTCGCCATTGTGGGCGGCGGCACCGTGGGTACGGAAGCCGCCAAAATGGCCATGGGCCTTGGCGCGGAAGTTACCATTCTGGACAACAACCTGAACCGCCTGCGCTATCTGGGCGACATTTTCTCTTCCCGCGTCCAGACCCTTGCTTCCAACGAATACAATATCGCCGGGGCAGTTCAGGAGTCCGACCTTGTTATCGGCTCCGTGCTTATTCCCGGCGCCATGGCCCCCAAACTGGTGACAGAAGCCATGATCAAAACCATGCGCCCCGGCAGCGTGGTGGTGGACGTGGCCATTGACCAGGGCGGTTCGTTTGAAACCACGGCGGGCAGGCCCACAACCCACCACGAACCCACCTATGAAAAACACGGCGTCATCCACTATGCCGTTGCCAACATTCCTGGGGCCGTGCCGGTCACGTCAACCTATGCCTTGACCAACGCCACTCTGCCCTTTGCCCTGGAACTGGCGGACAAAGGTTGGAAAAACGCCTGCCGCGACAATATCGCCCTTGAGCGCGGCCTGAATACGGTTGATGGACAGTGCACCTTTGCTGGCGTGGCCGAAGCCTTTGGCCTGCCCTGCGCCTCCACAGCCCAGATTCTGCGCTAGCTGCGACGATTCAAAAAAATTCAGGCCCGTTTCAGGGAGAGCAAACGCTCCGCCACCTGAAACGGGCCTGTCTGTGTACAACGGGTGAAAATGGCGGGCCGCTACGTTCAGCTGAACCTTTTATTTAACCGGAGTTCCATCCACTCGTTGCGAAAAGCGCGGCACAGACATATGGCACACGCCCCGCCCTGTGCGGCGGGCAAAATCCTGATGGTAGGCCTCTGCCTCATAAAAAGGCCCTGCGGGCGCAATCTGCGTAACCACCCTGTAGCCAAGCTCGCGCAGGTGCGTCACCAGCTTTTCGACCACGGCCTTTTGTTCCGCGCCCTGATAAAAGACCGCTGAACGATACTGCTCGCCCCAGTCCGGCCCTTGCCTGTTGAGCTGTGTGGGATCGTGGATTTCAAAAAAACGGCGCAAAATCTGCTCGTAACTCACGCGCGAGGGATCATAGCGCACCAGCACGGCCTCCGCATGGCCGGTATCGCCCCGGCACACGTCTTCATAACTGGGGTTGACCGTGTGACCGCCCGTATAACCAGAAATCGCCTCGCACACGCCCGGTATTTTCTGAAAAGCGTCTTCCACCCCCCAGAAGCAGCCGCCAGCCACAATGGCTGTGGCCGTGCATCCTCCAGAGGCCGCATTCTGGCCTGAAGCGCCTGTAGCCGCCAGCGGAACGCCCCCGGCAGCGGAGGTTTCCTTTTTTGCTGCCAGCCGCGCCAGAGCCGCTTTTTCCGCATCGCTGCCCGCAGGGGCAAAACTCATGGACAGCGAATTGACGCAATGGCGCGTGTTCTTTTCGGTGAATCCTTCCCCCTCAAACACATGTCCCAGATGCCCGCCGCAGTTGGCGCAAATAATCTCAACCCTGCGACCGTCTGCATCGGGCACACGGCGCACCGCGCCCGGCACAGCCGTATCAAAGCTGGGCCAGCCGCAGCCGGACTCGAACTTGTCGTCCGAATGGTAGAGCGGCATGCCGCACTGGCGGCAGATATAGGTGCCCGCCTCATGGTTGTTAACATATTTGCCCGTATAGGGCGGCTCTGTGGCCTTGCGCAACAGCACATCCGCCTCCAGTCCTGAAAGCGGCGGCATGGGATACGTGTTTTGCATCGAAACCTCCGGAGCTGTAGGCGAAGCTCCAAAGGCCGCCAGCGGCAGACCCGGCAGCAGAGCCAACAGCATAAATGTACAAATGAGGAGACAACTCGTTCGTCCGGATCTGGGCATGGGTTCCTCCCGGCGCAGGCAGCGCATGCATTTTACATAAGCACAAGACCAGGCATGTCGAGGGGGATGCACGGCCTGCCTTCGATGCGCCCTACAAAAAAACGCCCACCCGCAGAGCGGACAGGCGCAAAACAATTGCAGCGCAAACAGGCACCTTATTCGGCAAACCCCTCGGGATTGCGCGAATGCCAGCTCCAGGCCGAGGCAATGATGCTGTCGATATCAGCGCGGGCTGTCCAGCCCAGCACCTCGGCGGCGCGCTCGGCGGAGGCAATGAGCCGCGCCGGATCACCGGGGCGGCGCGCGCCGATGCTGACGGCAATGTCGCGTCCGGTCACACGGCGCG comes from Desulfovibrio sp. UIB00 and encodes:
- a CDS encoding bifunctional methionine sulfoxide reductase B/A protein, coding for MQNTYPMPPLSGLEADVLLRKATEPPYTGKYVNNHEAGTYICRQCGMPLYHSDDKFESGCGWPSFDTAVPGAVRRVPDADGRRVEIICANCGGHLGHVFEGEGFTEKNTRHCVNSLSMSFAPAGSDAEKAALARLAAKKETSAAGGVPLAATGASGQNAASGGCTATAIVAGGCFWGVEDAFQKIPGVCEAISGYTGGHTVNPSYEDVCRGDTGHAEAVLVRYDPSRVSYEQILRRFFEIHDPTQLNRQGPDWGEQYRSAVFYQGAEQKAVVEKLVTHLRELGYRVVTQIAPAGPFYEAEAYHQDFARRTGRGVCHMSVPRFSQRVDGTPVK
- a CDS encoding radical SAM protein, with amino-acid sequence MSVDAQPRWFDAQAIGTALERETAPDAAELRDILNKSLELQPLTLAETVALMRVQDGVGVGRIMAAADEVKQKVYGDRIVLSAPLHISNHCGSECLYCANRKSNKAVERKYMTSPEMREAALKLIRQGHKRIFLVSGQLPNADIEYLAEAISILYTAFDGVGEVHSVNVNVGALESHEYAALLESYVGTVLIYQDTYHEASYRAAHISGPKSDYYARLNAADVAFQAGVPDVGGGLMLGLGPWQYDLLGIVQHQAHLLRAYDTGCRTLSLHRMRCAPGSNMQTPHPVSDADYLRCVAIARLAVPYAGIILTTKEPAGLWRDGCSAGASQLLTGSVANPYGNWIDNPEHKVPFPIGEDCHVDEVVRFLLEEARHLPSFCAACPRLGRTGEEFLSMVRECGMKNQCGPNSAASFLEFLLHYATPYTRLIGEQLLAEKMERMTTGELGAAKRLLTKVRAGRIDEFI
- a CDS encoding BMP family ABC transporter substrate-binding protein, producing the protein MFSLRPVSLMLAFLLFLCLGFAQPAHCAEKPQGPLRVALLLETPTGDNDWNDSLVDGLRQAERELGIKASVITAQPGHDEAALQEMFRTAAGNNDLVLVASNGLHEVLRNNAANFRRTMFGCIDAGIRAPNIMSVTFADEQAAYLAGAAAAMLARQTDMPGISGRKIIGWITGEDCPAMRSLLGGFTEGARVIDPEVRVVNVVTGSFANAEAGRAAAKNLLDQGADILVLACGMGNGPALQEVKARNAYAVGLDTDKDNLLPGHVLTSILKHPNTAAYDIIAAAASGHFAGKEIMVRDLQNGGVDITSMEPFKAGAGKNLAPDMDRRLRELRGEILNGGIRLKSLRERTLCDCL
- the ald gene encoding alanine dehydrogenase, with the protein product MIIGVTKEIKADEYRVGITPAGVKAFTDHGHKVLVESGAGLGSRIGDDEFAKAGASMLPVEDVWAKAEMIMKVKEPLPSEYKYFRPGLLLFTYLHLAADKELTDALLNSGVVGLAYETVQPKDRSLPLLAPMSEVAGRMAVQMGSYILTKQAGGAGMLLGGVAGVQRARVAIVGGGTVGTEAAKMAMGLGAEVTILDNNLNRLRYLGDIFSSRVQTLASNEYNIAGAVQESDLVIGSVLIPGAMAPKLVTEAMIKTMRPGSVVVDVAIDQGGSFETTAGRPTTHHEPTYEKHGVIHYAVANIPGAVPVTSTYALTNATLPFALELADKGWKNACRDNIALERGLNTVDGQCTFAGVAEAFGLPCASTAQILR